A stretch of the Staphylococcus sp. NRL 16/872 genome encodes the following:
- the queD gene encoding 6-carboxytetrahydropterin synthase QueD, producing the protein MFQQIYPTVNHPYSFELNKDFNFSAAHFIPSEDAGKCMRTHGHTYFVNLTIAGDTLDYNGFLINFSDLKKLIHDQFDHYLLNDLPQFKDKSPSTEIVAQTIYDIVESHLQTYDNQPRCVQVYLRETPSSYVVYRPKEFK; encoded by the coding sequence ATGTTTCAACAAATTTATCCAACAGTAAATCATCCTTACAGTTTTGAATTAAACAAAGACTTTAATTTTTCAGCTGCGCATTTCATTCCAAGCGAAGATGCTGGCAAATGTATGAGAACCCATGGCCATACTTACTTTGTTAATTTAACAATTGCTGGCGATACGTTAGATTATAACGGATTTTTAATTAATTTTAGTGATTTAAAAAAACTTATTCACGATCAATTTGATCATTATTTATTAAATGATTTACCACAATTCAAAGATAAAAGCCCATCTACTGAAATCGTAGCACAAACAATTTACGATATTGTCGAATCACATTTACAAACTTACGATAATCAACCTCGTTGCGTTCAAGTGTATTTACGTGAAACGCCATCTAGTTATGTTGTTTATCGTCCTAAGGAGTTTAAATAA
- a CDS encoding glycosyltransferase family 2 protein, which translates to MKIRVIVPCFNEGEVVAKTYDKLTEILMEDSVVKDYSYDLLFIDDGSKDDTIDHIQNLATIDKHVKYISFSRNFGKESAMIAGFQHSVDFDAVVMIDGDLQHPPEFIPKMIDGYLEGYDQVIAQRDRTGENFARKSMTKLYYKLINSFVEDIKFIDGVGDFRLLSQRAVRSMASLKEYNRFSKGLFEWIGYNTKIFTYKNVEREAGQSKWTFTKLLNYGIDGLISFNNKPLRAMIYLGLFVFGISIIYILYLLIGILVNGINNPGYFTTIAAVLLLGGIQLISIGIVGEYIGRIYYEVKQRPKYIVQASNLRQTFDNNGITKTPEREKENIY; encoded by the coding sequence ACAAATTGACTGAAATTTTGATGGAAGATAGTGTGGTTAAAGATTATAGCTATGACCTATTATTTATTGATGATGGAAGTAAAGATGATACCATTGATCACATCCAAAACTTAGCAACGATCGATAAACACGTAAAATATATTTCTTTCAGTCGGAATTTTGGCAAAGAATCAGCAATGATTGCTGGTTTTCAGCATAGTGTAGATTTTGATGCTGTAGTAATGATAGATGGGGACTTACAACATCCTCCAGAATTTATTCCTAAAATGATTGACGGTTATTTAGAAGGCTACGACCAAGTTATCGCTCAACGTGATCGAACGGGTGAAAATTTTGCTAGAAAATCAATGACGAAACTATACTATAAGTTGATTAATAGCTTTGTCGAGGATATCAAATTTATCGATGGCGTAGGTGACTTTAGGTTATTAAGTCAGCGTGCTGTTAGATCAATGGCTTCATTAAAAGAATATAATCGTTTTTCAAAAGGATTATTTGAGTGGATAGGTTATAATACTAAAATTTTTACCTATAAAAATGTGGAACGTGAAGCAGGACAATCAAAATGGACATTCACTAAATTATTGAATTATGGTATTGATGGATTAATCTCGTTCAATAACAAACCTCTAAGAGCTATGATTTATCTTGGATTGTTTGTATTTGGCATAAGTATTATATATATCCTTTATTTATTAATAGGCATTTTAGTAAATGGAATTAATAACCCTGGCTACTTTACAACAATTGCTGCAGTATTATTGTTAGGTGGTATTCAATTAATTTCAATAGGAATCGTGGGCGAATACATTGGCCGTATTTATTATGAAGTGAAACAACGACCTAAATATATTGTGCAAGCTTCTAATTTAAGACAAACGTTTGACAATAATGGCATTACTAAAACACCAGAGCGTGAAAAAGAAAACATTTATTAA
- the queE gene encoding 7-carboxy-7-deazaguanine synthase QueE → MVAKIPVLEIFGPTIQGEGHVIGRKTMFVRTAGCDYRCSWCDSAFTWDGSAKEDIQLMTAEEIYDQLREVGGDHFDHVTISGGNPALIKGIQDLVDLFEKKNIYTALETQGSKFQPWMTQIDDLTISPKPPSSTMTPNLDILDSVIEQCVHESLNLKVVIFDDKDYDFAKMIHHRYPTIPFYLQVGNPYLDDDVTNHTEKLLERYEALVETVMQSNDMNHVYVLPQLHTLLWSNKKGV, encoded by the coding sequence ATGGTAGCTAAAATTCCAGTATTAGAGATATTCGGCCCTACTATCCAAGGTGAGGGTCATGTAATTGGACGCAAAACAATGTTCGTACGCACAGCAGGATGTGATTATCGTTGTAGCTGGTGTGATTCAGCCTTTACGTGGGATGGGAGTGCTAAAGAAGACATTCAATTGATGACTGCTGAAGAAATCTATGATCAATTACGTGAAGTTGGGGGCGACCATTTCGATCATGTCACTATTTCAGGTGGTAACCCAGCTTTAATTAAAGGTATTCAAGATTTAGTTGATTTATTTGAAAAGAAAAATATTTATACTGCTTTAGAAACACAAGGCAGTAAGTTCCAACCGTGGATGACTCAAATTGACGATTTAACAATTAGTCCAAAGCCACCTAGTTCTACTATGACGCCTAATCTAGATATTCTAGATAGCGTGATTGAACAATGTGTCCATGAGTCGTTAAATTTAAAAGTTGTCATTTTCGATGATAAAGATTATGACTTTGCGAAAATGATTCATCATCGCTATCCTACCATTCCTTTCTATTTGCAAGTAGGTAACCCTTATTTAGATGATGATGTCACTAATCATACCGAAAAATTATTAGAACGTTATGAAGCATTAGTTGAAACAGTTATGCAAAGTAATGATATGAACCATGTTTATGTTTTACCACAATTGCACACTTTACTATGGAGTAATAAGAAAGGCGTTTAA